Proteins encoded within one genomic window of uncultured Desulfobacter sp.:
- a CDS encoding transcriptional regulator, giving the protein MLFVNMGTLANRTNVCYRTIERHIKTLKEAKLITAVKEEINGWTETVYYFLAHPAIGKFRELRSGKAKLEQSKSVEEPKQSLTEKASEPENSHLELDHACHAADRQNVGNLSDHTFDRLYKNTPPLPHYSESVQDRQEPATWAKIRESIISKDELNLAAKYLPCLVAQIENGSVILSGPNKIALQRIEKHYGQTLKDNFSFFGVKTIVFDVYSEELQRKKDEEQKRQDHLQLQHQKEKQQKILAEKQRQEAELDSLPLKKQFDVVLSQYPRQTGQWQAWMNFKKLVRAGELPKTSKLLQIILKNKMSHDWQRDNGRWIPGLSKFLKERRWLDYGEWT; this is encoded by the coding sequence ATGCTTTTTGTGAACATGGGTACATTAGCCAACCGGACAAATGTATGCTATCGGACCATTGAAAGACATATCAAGACCCTCAAAGAAGCCAAGTTGATCACCGCTGTCAAAGAGGAAATTAACGGCTGGACAGAGACCGTGTATTATTTTCTTGCTCATCCTGCAATCGGTAAATTCAGAGAATTACGGTCCGGCAAAGCAAAACTTGAACAGTCAAAGTCGGTTGAAGAACCCAAACAAAGTCTGACAGAAAAGGCTTCAGAACCAGAAAATAGCCACCTGGAGCTTGATCACGCGTGTCATGCTGCGGATCGACAAAATGTCGGCAATTTGTCGGATCATACCTTTGATAGATTATATAAGAATACTCCCCCCCTACCCCACTATTCAGAATCAGTTCAAGACCGCCAGGAGCCTGCCACCTGGGCAAAAATCAGAGAGAGTATTATTTCGAAAGACGAGCTAAATTTAGCGGCCAAGTATCTTCCCTGCCTGGTGGCTCAAATCGAGAACGGCAGTGTAATCCTGTCAGGGCCAAACAAAATAGCATTACAAAGAATCGAAAAACATTACGGTCAAACCCTCAAAGATAATTTTTCTTTTTTTGGCGTTAAAACCATTGTCTTTGATGTCTATTCGGAAGAACTCCAAAGAAAAAAAGATGAAGAACAAAAGCGGCAAGACCATCTACAGCTGCAGCATCAGAAGGAAAAGCAGCAAAAAATTTTGGCTGAAAAACAGCGGCAGGAAGCTGAATTAGATAGCTTACCCCTCAAAAAACAATTCGATGTGGTTTTAAGTCAATACCCCCGACAAACCGGGCAATGGCAAGCCTGGATGAATTTTAAAAAACTTGTTCGGGCCGGAGAACTGCCAAAAACATCAAAACTTTTACAAATCATTTTAAAAAATAAGATGTCCCATGACTGGCAGCGGGATAATGGCCGCTGGATACCGGGACTATCAAAATTTTTGAAAGAAAGAAGATGGTTAGATTATGGAGAATGGACCTAA
- a CDS encoding TraK family protein: MENGPKPSCKSQYLAIHEETQTLLKQGYTIKAVYDYFFKKGVIHMSYNSWTKILKNYHKPFPFTQKKDEL; encoded by the coding sequence ATGGAGAATGGACCTAAGCCCTCATGTAAAAGTCAGTACCTTGCTATCCATGAAGAAACCCAAACACTGCTTAAGCAGGGTTATACGATCAAAGCTGTGTATGATTATTTCTTCAAAAAGGGTGTGATTCATATGTCATATAATTCCTGGACTAAAATATTAAAAAATTACCATAAACCCTTCCCTTTTACACAAAAGAAAGACGAATTATGA
- a CDS encoding Rha family transcriptional regulator → MNMEIEKQKINITAVDGKLVVSSMMVAEHFNKNHKDVLRKIRQILSELPENTEDFSGVNFSPAEYIDEQGKPRPAYNLTRDGFLLLVMGFTGKKAMACKYAYINAFNAMEKAQKDKLYLKAALQIPIESDLTVLLPTGEFGISSWKLAKEIDQPHKALMTKIQYLDVPTLFKAENFIPMGHVEDHGPRVDGYGITLAGLGMMGHIFRSQVAREAQLKGYEQLRAVNSSKEMGDTAHTQPVQSVIPRFQRANVSEKKMLALKGLISIWAWIENTTPEKLEAELCAYMQIMNLTGITTSSYENAMEYIWSGIQTLQNDFIDLCTEDELQPLRGLFDFMAYYEDRISYEFLFNKFKKEHRLEDFTKVSKKDFQKNHNVGLGHHVCHVPWR, encoded by the coding sequence ATGAATATGGAAATAGAAAAACAAAAAATTAATATTACAGCCGTAGATGGCAAATTGGTGGTTTCATCTATGATGGTGGCTGAGCACTTCAATAAAAACCATAAGGATGTGTTACGTAAAATTCGTCAAATCCTATCAGAGTTGCCCGAAAATACGGAGGATTTTAGCGGGGTAAATTTTTCTCCCGCTGAATATATTGATGAACAAGGAAAACCTCGGCCTGCTTATAACCTTACTCGTGATGGATTTCTTCTGCTTGTTATGGGCTTTACCGGCAAAAAGGCTATGGCCTGTAAATATGCTTATATCAATGCCTTTAACGCCATGGAAAAGGCTCAGAAAGACAAATTATATTTAAAAGCCGCATTACAAATCCCAATAGAAAGCGATCTGACAGTTTTATTGCCCACCGGCGAGTTCGGCATTTCAAGCTGGAAACTGGCCAAGGAAATTGACCAGCCCCACAAAGCCTTGATGACAAAAATTCAATATTTGGATGTCCCTACCCTATTTAAGGCAGAGAATTTTATTCCAATGGGACATGTGGAAGATCACGGCCCAAGAGTTGACGGGTACGGGATCACTTTGGCCGGCCTTGGCATGATGGGTCATATCTTTCGCAGTCAGGTGGCCAGGGAAGCTCAATTAAAGGGATACGAACAGTTAAGGGCTGTCAACTCCTCAAAAGAGATGGGAGATACTGCTCACACCCAACCGGTCCAAAGTGTGATCCCTCGGTTTCAGCGGGCCAATGTTTCAGAAAAAAAGATGCTTGCGCTTAAAGGTTTAATTTCGATCTGGGCATGGATTGAAAATACCACCCCTGAAAAACTTGAAGCTGAGCTATGTGCCTACATGCAGATAATGAACCTAACGGGCATCACAACCTCAAGTTATGAAAACGCCATGGAATACATCTGGTCAGGGATACAAACCCTGCAAAACGACTTTATAGATCTTTGTACTGAAGATGAATTGCAGCCTTTAAGGGGACTGTTTGATTTCATGGCATATTACGAGGACAGGATAAGCTATGAATTTTTATTCAACAAATTCAAAAAAGAACACCGGTTGGAAGATTTCACCAAAGTTTCCAAGAAAGATTTTCAAAAAAATCATAATGTTGGCCTGGGGCACCATGTATGCCATGTGCCTTGGCGATAA
- a CDS encoding conjugal transfer protein TraL has protein sequence MASINMILQGKGGVGKSFTASLLSQYLVDRDQLLACLDADPVNATLTAYEALKATKIEIMEGDSINSRLFDTMIEKLIQLPDEAFAVVDSGASTFVPLAAYMSENNVAEFLKDSGHNLTLQTLITGGQAEGDTIQGLASLMDGFPDTPITIWVNPFFGQIDFEGHKLAKANRDQGGTTIVLPTYKKETFGYDLELMLKSRLTFAQAINSGKFNVMAKQRLKIARDEIWNILDESGLIIEAQEQQE, from the coding sequence ATGGCATCAATAAATATGATCCTGCAGGGCAAGGGCGGTGTTGGCAAAAGTTTTACAGCCAGTCTTTTAAGTCAATATCTGGTTGATAGAGACCAGTTGCTGGCTTGCCTGGACGCTGATCCGGTTAATGCAACCCTGACAGCCTACGAAGCATTAAAGGCGACCAAGATAGAAATCATGGAAGGTGATTCCATTAACAGCCGTTTGTTTGACACGATGATAGAAAAATTGATCCAGCTGCCGGATGAGGCATTTGCTGTTGTTGACAGCGGTGCCAGCACATTTGTCCCCCTGGCTGCCTACATGTCGGAAAATAATGTTGCCGAATTTCTAAAAGACAGCGGCCACAACCTTACGCTGCAAACCTTGATCACTGGCGGCCAGGCCGAGGGAGATACCATCCAGGGACTTGCATCGCTAATGGACGGTTTTCCAGACACCCCCATAACAATATGGGTAAACCCTTTTTTCGGCCAAATTGATTTTGAAGGCCACAAACTGGCAAAGGCCAACCGAGACCAGGGAGGTACCACCATTGTTTTGCCCACGTATAAAAAAGAGACCTTTGGCTATGATCTGGAGCTGATGCTCAAGTCTCGCTTGACATTTGCCCAGGCAATCAATTCCGGCAAATTCAATGTTATGGCTAAGCAGCGGCTTAAAATCGCCAGGGATGAAATCTGGAACATCCTGGATGAATCCGGCCTGATCATTGAGGCCCAGGAACAGCAGGAATGA
- a CDS encoding DUF2442 domain-containing protein: protein MIVPKIKTAVVADQNTLVITFVNGEVKKYNISRLLTNEMFSPLKNQAFFRNVKVEPGGYAVYWNDMIDISEYELWKNGIAENPSNA from the coding sequence ATGATTGTACCTAAAATAAAAACGGCAGTCGTGGCAGATCAAAATACTCTCGTTATTACATTTGTTAACGGAGAGGTAAAAAAATACAATATCAGCAGGCTGTTAACTAATGAAATGTTTTCACCTCTTAAAAATCAGGCATTTTTCAGAAACGTTAAAGTGGAGCCAGGAGGATATGCTGTATATTGGAATGATATGATTGATATTAGTGAATATGAATTATGGAAAAACGGAATTGCTGAAAACCCCTCAAACGCCTAA
- a CDS encoding DUF4160 domain-containing protein yields MPEITRFYGIIIKLFFGDHPPPHFHAVYGEYLALFDINSLNVIEGDLPPRARKLVLEWAEKYQAELKTIWETQEFKKLPPLE; encoded by the coding sequence ATGCCGGAAATTACGAGGTTTTACGGGATCATTATCAAACTCTTTTTTGGGGACCATCCACCACCACACTTTCATGCTGTGTATGGTGAATACCTTGCACTTTTCGATATCAACTCTTTAAACGTGATTGAAGGGGATCTTCCGCCAAGGGCCAGGAAATTAGTTTTGGAATGGGCTGAGAAATATCAAGCTGAATTAAAGACAATCTGGGAAACTCAAGAATTTAAAAAATTACCACCTTTGGAGTGA
- a CDS encoding YaeQ family protein gives MALKPTIFKANITLANVDRNVYDTLNLTLAQHPSESVERMMARVIAFCMNATEALTMTRGLSTVEEPDIWEKTLDGRIALWVEVGEPSFDRIKKAGRLSSAVRVYSFNLKSDSWWEKEGEKFQGLNAEVFQLQWKGIQELAGLANRTMDLSVTVSDDVIYVSGNTGECEISWKPLKAN, from the coding sequence GTGGCCCTTAAACCCACAATTTTTAAAGCAAATATTACCTTGGCCAATGTGGACCGAAATGTTTACGATACCCTGAATCTTACCCTTGCCCAGCACCCTTCTGAATCTGTTGAGCGCATGATGGCAAGAGTGATCGCATTCTGCATGAATGCCACTGAAGCCCTGACCATGACCCGGGGACTTTCCACTGTGGAGGAACCTGATATCTGGGAGAAAACCCTGGATGGCAGGATTGCCCTCTGGGTTGAGGTGGGAGAACCTTCCTTTGACCGGATCAAAAAAGCTGGACGGCTCTCTTCTGCGGTGCGGGTATATTCCTTTAACCTCAAGTCAGACAGCTGGTGGGAGAAGGAAGGGGAAAAGTTTCAGGGGTTAAATGCGGAGGTCTTTCAGCTCCAATGGAAAGGCATACAGGAACTGGCTGGATTGGCCAACAGGACAATGGACCTCTCCGTTACGGTTTCAGACGATGTTATTTATGTTTCCGGGAATACAGGGGAGTGCGAAATTTCCTGGAAACCCCTTAAGGCGAATTAG
- a CDS encoding RNase H family protein — protein sequence MTILRLFIDGSVNPKSKVGYGAYLAGLFEEPYSGSFKVNVKLKKFEQTSSAKLEIQTLIWALTSIQEPATRIIVYTDSQNIIGLQARRGRFENNDYLSKKNRPIKHRALYQEFFFLSDRLACEFKKVDGHKPSILKNDTERFFTLVDKASRKALRHHSANALKTLAKATASHAGC from the coding sequence ATGACAATCTTACGGCTATTCATAGATGGTAGTGTGAATCCCAAATCAAAAGTCGGATATGGAGCATACCTTGCTGGTCTTTTTGAGGAACCGTATTCAGGCTCCTTTAAGGTAAATGTTAAGCTAAAAAAATTTGAGCAGACCAGTTCCGCCAAACTGGAAATTCAGACCCTGATCTGGGCATTGACTTCAATTCAAGAGCCGGCCACCAGAATTATTGTGTATACCGATTCCCAGAATATTATCGGACTACAGGCGAGGCGTGGGCGATTTGAGAACAATGATTATTTGTCTAAAAAGAACAGGCCCATTAAACATAGGGCGCTGTATCAAGAATTTTTCTTTTTATCAGATCGACTGGCTTGTGAATTTAAAAAAGTTGACGGCCATAAGCCATCTATATTGAAAAATGATACGGAACGATTTTTTACATTGGTAGACAAAGCATCAAGAAAAGCTTTGAGACATCATTCGGCAAATGCATTGAAAACGTTAGCAAAAGCCACCGCGTCTCATGCCGGCTGTTAG
- a CDS encoding DUF188 domain-containing protein, translated as MPRVVKNILFRAADRTRVELAMVANHPIKIPQRNYITFFQVPRGFDEADNRILELLDKGDLVITSDIRLAAQVLEKEGYALNPRGHLYSKESIQEQIRMRAFKESLRDCGVDTGGPAAINQKNLSNFANHLNKWISNI; from the coding sequence ATGCCCAGGGTGGTTAAAAATATCTTGTTCAGAGCAGCCGATAGGACCCGTGTGGAGTTAGCCATGGTTGCCAATCATCCCATAAAAATACCCCAGCGGAACTATATCACATTTTTCCAAGTCCCCAGAGGGTTTGATGAGGCGGACAACAGGATTCTTGAGTTGCTTGATAAAGGTGATCTGGTGATTACTTCTGATATACGTTTGGCAGCTCAGGTTTTAGAAAAAGAGGGTTATGCCCTTAATCCCAGGGGGCATCTCTATTCTAAAGAATCAATTCAGGAACAGATTAGAATGAGGGCCTTTAAGGAGAGTTTGAGGGACTGTGGAGTTGATACCGGTGGGCCGGCTGCGATCAATCAGAAGAATTTGAGTAATTTTGCCAATCATTTAAATAAGTGGATATCCAATATTTGA
- a CDS encoding DUF1456 family protein has translation MNKNDILRRIRYIFDLSDSEMISVFGQADYEVSRSQVSDWLKKDDDPACKKCTDTELAIFLNGFINHKRGKREGSQPEPEQILNNNAILKKLKIAVNFKAEDMIRVLSLAGLQISKHELSAFFRKPGHKHYRECKNQMLRNFLKGLQLELRPGEGASEDPWGNLR, from the coding sequence ATGAATAAAAATGATATTTTACGCAGGATTCGATATATTTTTGATCTCAGTGATTCAGAAATGATCTCTGTTTTTGGACAAGCCGACTATGAGGTGTCACGGAGTCAGGTCAGTGATTGGCTGAAAAAAGATGATGATCCCGCCTGTAAAAAATGCACGGATACAGAATTGGCTATTTTTTTGAATGGATTCATCAATCATAAACGGGGGAAAAGAGAGGGATCTCAACCTGAACCAGAGCAAATATTAAATAATAATGCTATTTTAAAAAAGCTGAAGATCGCTGTAAATTTTAAAGCAGAAGATATGATCAGAGTTTTATCCCTGGCTGGTTTGCAAATCAGCAAACATGAATTAAGCGCCTTTTTCCGAAAACCCGGGCACAAGCATTACAGGGAATGCAAAAACCAGATGTTACGTAATTTTTTAAAAGGACTTCAGCTTGAGTTAAGGCCTGGAGAGGGTGCGTCCGAAGACCCCTGGGGCAACTTGCGATAA
- a CDS encoding thioesterase family protein, with protein MSEHVIENIKKYYLEMLPFNKVLGIDIKNLDYDSGEAVTTFEMKADLIGNSSAGILHGGVTASVLDLTGGLSALISCAKFQEGKSFEEISQKLVESATINIRVDYLRPGRGNAFECRSRIIRAGRRIVVAKIDLYNEQDVRIATGTGTYLIG; from the coding sequence ATGAGTGAACATGTGATTGAGAATATAAAAAAATACTACCTTGAAATGCTGCCGTTCAACAAGGTGCTTGGCATTGATATAAAAAATCTGGATTACGATTCAGGAGAGGCTGTTACCACCTTTGAGATGAAGGCGGATCTCATAGGAAATTCATCTGCCGGTATTCTGCACGGAGGCGTCACCGCATCAGTTCTTGATTTGACCGGTGGGCTTTCCGCACTGATTTCCTGTGCAAAATTTCAAGAAGGTAAATCTTTTGAAGAGATCAGTCAAAAACTTGTTGAATCTGCCACGATTAATATTCGGGTCGATTATTTAAGGCCGGGCAGGGGAAACGCCTTTGAATGCAGAAGCCGAATTATCAGGGCAGGCAGGCGGATAGTGGTTGCAAAAATTGATCTTTACAATGAACAGGATGTCCGGATCGCCACAGGAACCGGCACTTATCTGATTGGCTGA
- a CDS encoding MBL fold metallo-hydrolase produces MMRFLLIGMVLLVFVFGMGIYAQAAQTDIIPTAKGDLKITLIGHGTLMFKYGGKIIHVDPWTKVGDYSSLPKADLILITHHHRDHLDIAALEQILKDNTVVVMTQKCAEQIEAMNWSPILMANGDKKTVSGFSIEAIPAYNLVHKREDGTPFHPKGEGNGYILTFADKRIYVAGDTENTPEMKALENIDAAFIPMNLPYTMDSAMAADAVKAFKPRLVYPYHTTSSQEDQVPGFIELMKGFDDVDIRILK; encoded by the coding sequence ATGATGCGATTTTTATTGATAGGCATGGTTTTATTGGTATTTGTTTTCGGAATGGGAATTTATGCTCAAGCAGCCCAAACAGACATAATTCCAACTGCTAAAGGCGATTTGAAAATAACCTTGATTGGCCACGGCACCCTCATGTTTAAATATGGTGGGAAAATAATTCATGTCGATCCATGGACAAAGGTTGGAGACTATTCATCTCTACCCAAAGCGGATCTGATCCTGATTACGCACCATCACCGAGATCACTTGGATATAGCGGCTTTGGAGCAAATTTTAAAAGACAACACCGTTGTTGTGATGACTCAAAAATGCGCTGAACAAATCGAAGCCATGAATTGGTCTCCGATCCTTATGGCAAATGGGGACAAAAAAACAGTAAGTGGATTTTCAATTGAGGCCATTCCTGCATACAACCTGGTCCATAAGCGTGAAGACGGTACGCCCTTTCATCCAAAGGGTGAAGGCAACGGATACATCCTCACATTCGCAGATAAACGCATTTATGTGGCAGGGGATACCGAAAATACGCCGGAGATGAAAGCCTTGGAAAATATTGATGCGGCCTTTATTCCAATGAATTTGCCATATACCATGGATTCAGCAATGGCGGCCGATGCCGTTAAGGCATTTAAGCCCAGGTTGGTTTATCCCTATCACACGACAAGCAGCCAAGAGGATCAAGTGCCGGGCTTCATTGAATTAATGAAAGGATTTGATGACGTTGACATCCGGATTTTAAAATAG
- a CDS encoding class I SAM-dependent methyltransferase has protein sequence MNNEYKSIHEFDVELICQYFASLKRQGPGSPEVTIKALSFIDNLNDKSLVADIGCGSGGQTIILAQHAPGNITGIDIFPAFIDLFNQNAEKLGLQDRVKGIVKSMDDLPFKDEQLDLIWSEGAIYNIGFERGLNEWRKFLKTGGYLAVSEGTWFTEKRPAEIEAFWMDAYPEIDTVSNKVAQMQKSGYMPVAAFILPENCWTENYFAPKVAANELFLKQNAGNKIAEEFIANQRHEAQLYKKYKKYYGYAFYIGKKI, from the coding sequence ATGAACAATGAATATAAATCAATTCATGAGTTCGATGTAGAATTAATCTGCCAATATTTTGCAAGTCTAAAACGACAGGGGCCGGGGAGCCCGGAAGTAACCATCAAGGCACTGAGTTTTATCGACAACCTTAACGACAAATCTCTTGTTGCCGACATTGGCTGCGGATCAGGTGGACAGACAATAATATTAGCACAGCATGCACCTGGAAATATTACAGGTATCGACATCTTTCCTGCTTTTATCGACCTGTTTAATCAGAATGCTGAAAAGCTTGGTCTTCAGGATAGAGTGAAAGGCATTGTTAAATCAATGGACGATCTTCCCTTCAAGGATGAGCAGTTGGATCTTATCTGGTCCGAAGGAGCGATCTACAACATTGGTTTTGAACGGGGACTTAATGAATGGCGCAAATTTCTGAAAACAGGAGGCTATCTTGCGGTTTCGGAAGGAACATGGTTTACAGAGAAACGTCCAGCCGAGATCGAAGCGTTCTGGATGGATGCCTATCCGGAAATAGACACGGTCTCCAATAAGGTGGCGCAGATGCAAAAATCCGGGTATATGCCGGTCGCCGCTTTTATTTTGCCTGAAAACTGCTGGACGGAAAATTACTTTGCGCCCAAAGTAGCTGCAAATGAACTTTTCTTGAAACAAAATGCCGGCAACAAAATTGCCGAAGAATTTATCGCAAACCAGCGGCATGAAGCTCAACTATATAAAAAGTACAAAAAATACTATGGGTATGCTTTCTATATAGGGAAGAAAATTTAA
- a CDS encoding N-acetyltransferase, whose protein sequence is MKIRSSQEFDRLEIEKIHKTAFGKAKGPVIAELVNGLFDDQSAEPLLSLVAVKNQTIVGHVLFTKVNIAQSPILVSARILAPLAVLPEVQSTGVGGLLIQEGLDRLKKNGVDLVFVLGHPDYYPRSGFVPAGKLGFKAPYSIPEEHAGAWMVIELSSGIIGKAGGTVECSDVLNQPQHWRE, encoded by the coding sequence TTGAAAATAAGAAGTTCACAGGAATTTGATAGACTGGAAATAGAAAAAATTCATAAAACGGCATTTGGAAAGGCAAAGGGGCCGGTGATCGCCGAGCTTGTAAATGGTTTATTCGATGACCAAAGCGCAGAACCCTTGCTTTCTCTTGTAGCGGTTAAAAATCAAACTATTGTTGGGCATGTTCTTTTTACAAAAGTAAACATCGCACAATCTCCAATTTTGGTTTCAGCCCGTATATTGGCACCTCTTGCAGTGCTTCCGGAGGTTCAATCCACTGGTGTTGGGGGACTTCTTATCCAAGAAGGACTTGACCGGTTAAAGAAAAATGGGGTGGATTTGGTCTTTGTCTTAGGACATCCTGATTATTATCCCCGCTCGGGATTCGTTCCTGCCGGCAAATTGGGGTTCAAAGCTCCATATTCGATCCCGGAAGAACATGCCGGCGCCTGGATGGTAATTGAACTGTCTTCGGGGATTATCGGCAAAGCCGGGGGAACGGTGGAATGTTCTGATGTACTTAACCAGCCTCAGCATTGGAGAGAATAA
- a CDS encoding tyrosine-type recombinase/integrase, whose protein sequence is MEKGQNFNHPKKGSRIEVEPIRREKDIKAIIQLLSGHPRDHLLFVMGINNGIRVGDLLNIKVGDVRYLKPGQVHQITESKTKKKNVVVINKSVRKALDTYFSNSIGQIENHHYLFRSRKGENFPLSVQAVHGLVKKWTQAINLKGNYGTHTLRKTWGYQQRTKYGVGFDVIAKRFNHSDPKTTMTYLGIEDKEVHSILMNEIG, encoded by the coding sequence ATGGAAAAAGGTCAAAATTTCAATCATCCGAAAAAAGGTTCCAGAATTGAGGTGGAGCCGATCAGAAGGGAAAAAGATATTAAAGCGATCATCCAGCTTCTTTCCGGCCACCCGAGAGACCACCTTTTATTTGTTATGGGAATTAATAATGGCATCCGGGTCGGTGACCTTCTTAATATAAAGGTCGGGGACGTCCGTTACTTGAAGCCTGGTCAAGTTCACCAGATAACCGAAAGCAAAACCAAGAAAAAAAACGTGGTAGTGATCAATAAATCCGTCCGGAAAGCACTTGATACGTATTTTTCAAACAGCATAGGCCAAATCGAAAATCATCATTATTTATTCCGGAGCCGGAAGGGTGAGAATTTTCCCTTGTCAGTACAAGCGGTACATGGGCTTGTTAAAAAATGGACTCAGGCGATTAATCTAAAAGGGAATTACGGTACTCATACATTAAGAAAAACCTGGGGATACCAGCAGCGGACTAAGTATGGTGTTGGTTTTGATGTTATTGCAAAAAGATTCAATCATTCAGATCCTAAGACAACGATGACCTATTTAGGCATAGAGGATAAAGAGGTTCACAGCATTTTAATGAATGAAATCGGCTAA
- a CDS encoding transposase: MAQGKALTPEEKKAIVALKKYFDRTIDDLEEQKELSAQRVSNALGFGLATVKRTMADHSRGVNFDNELIIYRGRPQRALSDSVQTIVREYIRNANKEGAYMTLETLWQYLEEVAPEQEFSIRTLGRALDRWGFTFGKGIRTQRFKEKDHVVVARQRYLRRKRANRKGKGTIRPEVYLDESYVNKNHSTDFVWYYDDDGPWIQKPTEKGERLIIMNAITKDGWVSGAKVTFKSTRKTGDYHGQMNQAMFSKWFEEKLLPNIPARSLIIMDNAAYHNVLSPVSAPTPLCKKEKIRSWLEKNNFPVKEDCLKAELVDILTRVGPQPTYLLDELADKQGHEVLRTPPYHPELQPIETCWGIVKNEIGRNCDFTMNNLIQQLENAFGKVTAKTCAGLIRKTRDIEDAFWRDDAALDEQN, translated from the coding sequence ATGGCCCAAGGCAAAGCGCTTACACCAGAAGAGAAAAAAGCAATAGTGGCCTTAAAAAAATATTTTGACCGCACTATAGATGATCTTGAGGAACAGAAAGAATTAAGTGCGCAGAGGGTGTCAAATGCTCTTGGGTTTGGTTTAGCGACGGTGAAAAGGACTATGGCCGACCATAGCCGTGGTGTAAATTTTGATAACGAATTGATTATATATAGAGGACGACCACAACGAGCACTTTCCGATTCGGTGCAGACAATTGTTCGAGAATACATACGCAATGCCAATAAAGAAGGTGCGTATATGACACTTGAAACGCTGTGGCAGTATCTCGAAGAAGTTGCGCCTGAACAGGAATTTAGCATCCGGACATTAGGCCGGGCACTTGATCGTTGGGGATTTACATTCGGTAAAGGGATACGTACTCAGCGGTTTAAAGAAAAAGACCATGTTGTGGTAGCCAGACAACGCTACCTCCGGAGAAAAAGGGCAAATCGAAAGGGCAAAGGGACTATTCGTCCTGAAGTTTATCTGGACGAGTCCTATGTGAACAAAAATCACAGTACGGATTTTGTGTGGTACTACGACGATGATGGGCCATGGATTCAAAAGCCTACCGAAAAAGGGGAACGCTTGATAATAATGAATGCAATCACTAAGGACGGTTGGGTTTCCGGTGCCAAGGTGACTTTCAAAAGCACTCGAAAAACTGGAGACTACCACGGACAGATGAATCAAGCGATGTTCTCCAAGTGGTTTGAAGAAAAGTTGCTTCCAAATATCCCTGCTCGCTCGCTAATAATCATGGATAATGCTGCTTATCATAATGTCTTGTCACCAGTCTCAGCACCAACCCCTTTATGTAAAAAGGAGAAAATTCGATCCTGGTTGGAGAAAAATAATTTTCCCGTAAAGGAAGATTGCTTAAAGGCTGAACTGGTTGATATTTTGACAAGAGTTGGACCGCAACCGACATATTTATTGGACGAACTAGCTGATAAACAAGGGCATGAGGTCTTAAGGACACCACCTTATCATCCCGAGTTACAACCAATAGAGACATGTTGGGGCATTGTGAAAAATGAAATTGGCCGCAATTGTGATTTTACAATGAATAATTTAATTCAGCAGCTTGAAAATGCGTTTGGCAAGGTTACCGCCAAGACCTGCGCTGGGTTAATAAGGAAAACTCGTGATATTGAAGATGCCTTTTGGCGGGACGATGCTGCTCTTGATGAACAAAATTGA
- a CDS encoding PIN domain-containing protein, whose protein sequence is MISIDTNVLLRYLLEDDAEQFRKAVKLISGQEKVLVTDVVLVETIWTLRGEKYQLKKPEL, encoded by the coding sequence ATGATTTCAATCGACACCAACGTTCTGTTGCGATACCTGCTTGAAGATGATGCCGAACAGTTTAGAAAAGCAGTCAAGTTGATTTCAGGTCAGGAGAAAGTTTTAGTCACTGATGTCGTGCTGGTCGAGACGATCTGGACATTGCGTGGTGAAAAATACCAGTTAAAGAAACCTGAACTATAG